In the Oreochromis aureus strain Israel breed Guangdong linkage group 14, ZZ_aureus, whole genome shotgun sequence genome, one interval contains:
- the LOC120443486 gene encoding uncharacterized protein LOC120443486 isoform X2 — translation MFALWPLRLAWVIFACDPAGGTSAASRNNCYRKDCNGTWYDIQEATCCENKLYPGASLSCCGNEPYNPETATCCKVQHGHDLKASVDQGLSEKVSKCCDLKAYNPVNEMCCQSTITAKPGPMAECCGKEAFDKDKQLCCGPTDKRIILVRNSSHHQCCGHNQYDTKTQCCCTNKEEILEMQPKDSDCCMKDSPAVLPCGNRTFNKHTQLCCHLNVVHKSPQKYKCCDKRAYDVEKELCCGPSNNKTILMRNSSNHQCCGHNHYDTDTQCCFLNKEGVLEIQPKDPSCRVREQTVEHQPKCTEPNTHLCGSLCYNPKERRCCERNQESHWFCASGQRKTTPTVYNPRTQVCCDGCVSGWKPWIDQFHGSPGQHCCGTEIYQPDVEICCNGHRHPRLRNIHCCGVKAYNIKDPQMKCCAGTLYNLTSLDEHGGDAQCCGSILQKPQEICCSGDDKEVLYSVKTGFGCCGHLYYNTTLWSCCAGRLTLINESRQDQRKMINEYRHLSMNNLNKTALCNKVRIGIVESVSLRSIVFKSMLKVHGKKAKVKALSLPYTLKIVDHCSSPKLIPGKIYIFNNVNIFTDFNHDSVLQSLHFIFSKCSP, via the exons ATGTTCGCGCTTTGGCCGCTACGACTTG CTTGGGTGATTTTTGCTTGTG ACCCTGCAGGAGGAACCAGCGCAGCCTCAAGAAACAACTGTTATCG AAAAGACTGTAATGGAACATGGTATGACATCCAAGAGGCTACTTGCTGTGAAAACAAACTTTACCCAGGTGCAAGTCTCTCTTGTTGTGGAAATGAGCCTTACAATCCTGAAACAGCCACTTGTTGTAAAGTACAGCATGGGCACGACCTCAAAG CCAGTGTTGACCAGGGTCTGAGTGAAAAGGTGTCCAAGTGTTGTGACCTGAAGGCCTACAACCCAGTCAATGAAATGTGCTGTCAGTCCACTATCACAGCAAAACCTGGACCAATGGCTGAATGTTGTGGTAAAG aggcTTTTGATAAGGATAAGCAGTTGTGTTGTGGTCCAACTGATAAGAGGATAATTTTGGTGAGGAATTCCAGCCACCACCAGTGCTGTGGCCACAACCAGTATGACACAAAGACTCAGTGCTGTTGTACAAATAAGGAAGAAATTCTGGAGATGCAACCTAAAGATTCAGACTGCTGTATGAAGGACTCTCCAGCAG TTCTTCCATGTGGAAATAGAACCTTCAACAAACATACGCAGCTATGCTGTCACTTAAATGTTGTTCACAAATCTCCACAGAAGTACAAATGTTGTGATAAAA GGGCATACGATGTGGAAAAGGAGCTGTGTTGTGGCCCAAGTAATAACAAGACAATTCTAATGAGGAATTCCAGTAATCACCAGTGCTGTGGTCACAACCATTATGACACTGACACTCAGTGTTGCTTTTTGAATAAGGAAGGTGTTCTTGAGATTCAGCCTAAGGATCCATCCTGCC GTGTTAGAGAACAG acaGTTGAGCACCAACCCAAGTG TACTGAACCAAACACACATCTCTGTGGGTCGTTATGTTACAATCCAAAGGAACGTCGCTGCTGTGAGAGAAATCAAGAATCTCACTGGTTCTGTGCCTCAG GTCAAAGGAAGACAACACCTACTGTGTACAACCCCCGTACACAAGTCTGTTGTGATGGATGTGTCTCAGGATGGAAGCCTTGGATAGATCAA TTTCACGGCAGCCCAGGACAACACTGCTGTGGGACAGAAATTTACCAGCCTGATGTTGAGATTTGCTGCAATGGACACAg ACATCCCAGACTGAGAAACATCCACTGCTGTGGGGTCAAAGCCTACAACATTAAAGACCCACAGATGAAGTGCTGTGCAGGAACACTGTACAATCTGACATCATTAGATGAGCATGGAGGGGATGCACAATGCTGTGGATCCATTCTGCAAAAGCCACAG GAGATTTGCTGCTCAGGTGACGACAAAGAGGTGCTTTACTCTGTCAAGACAGGATTTGGATGCTGTGGTCACCTCTATTACAACACCACCCTGTGGTCGTGCTGCGCTGGGAGGCTTACATTAATCAATGAATCAAGACAGGATCAGAGAAAGATGATTAATG aaTACAGACATCTCTCTATGAATAATCTGAACAAAACTGCTCTTTGCAATAAAG TGCGCATTGGGATTGTGGAAAGTGTGTCTCTGCGTAGCATTGTTTTCAAGAGCATGCTAAAAGTCCATGGGAAGAAAGCCAAAGTCAAAGCTTTGTCTTTGCCGTACACCCTGAAAATAGTTGATCACTGCAGCTCCCCTAAACTGATTCCTGGGAAGATCTATATCTTTAACAATGTTAATATTTTCACTGATTTCAATCATGATTCTGTTCTTCAAtcactgcatttcattttttccaaGTGTTCACCTTAG
- the LOC120443486 gene encoding galaxin-like isoform X3, whose translation MFALWPLRLAWVIFACDPAGGTSAASRNNCYRKDCNGTWYDIQEATCCENKLYPGASLSCCGNEPYNPETATCCKVQHGHDLKASVDQGLSEKVSKCCDLKAYNPVNEMCCQSTITAKPGPMAECCGKEAFDKDKQLCCGPTDKRIILVRNSSHHQCCGHNQYDTKTQCCCTNKEEILEMQPKDSDCCMKDSPAVLPCGNRTFNKHTQLCCHLNVVHKSPQKYKCCDKRAYDVEKELCCGPSNNKTILMRNSSNHQCCGHNHYDTDTQCCFLNKEGVLEIQPKDPSCRVREQTVEHQPKCTEPNTHLCGSLCYNPKERRCCERNQESHWFCASGQRKTTPTVYNPRTQVCCDGCVSGWKPWIDQCCGETPYGSAQRGVLCCNKTLYKDRDGEECSEMGIPYNPAKGTICCSQFHGSPGQHCCGTEIYQPDVEICCNGHRS comes from the exons ATGTTCGCGCTTTGGCCGCTACGACTTG CTTGGGTGATTTTTGCTTGTG ACCCTGCAGGAGGAACCAGCGCAGCCTCAAGAAACAACTGTTATCG AAAAGACTGTAATGGAACATGGTATGACATCCAAGAGGCTACTTGCTGTGAAAACAAACTTTACCCAGGTGCAAGTCTCTCTTGTTGTGGAAATGAGCCTTACAATCCTGAAACAGCCACTTGTTGTAAAGTACAGCATGGGCACGACCTCAAAG CCAGTGTTGACCAGGGTCTGAGTGAAAAGGTGTCCAAGTGTTGTGACCTGAAGGCCTACAACCCAGTCAATGAAATGTGCTGTCAGTCCACTATCACAGCAAAACCTGGACCAATGGCTGAATGTTGTGGTAAAG aggcTTTTGATAAGGATAAGCAGTTGTGTTGTGGTCCAACTGATAAGAGGATAATTTTGGTGAGGAATTCCAGCCACCACCAGTGCTGTGGCCACAACCAGTATGACACAAAGACTCAGTGCTGTTGTACAAATAAGGAAGAAATTCTGGAGATGCAACCTAAAGATTCAGACTGCTGTATGAAGGACTCTCCAGCAG TTCTTCCATGTGGAAATAGAACCTTCAACAAACATACGCAGCTATGCTGTCACTTAAATGTTGTTCACAAATCTCCACAGAAGTACAAATGTTGTGATAAAA GGGCATACGATGTGGAAAAGGAGCTGTGTTGTGGCCCAAGTAATAACAAGACAATTCTAATGAGGAATTCCAGTAATCACCAGTGCTGTGGTCACAACCATTATGACACTGACACTCAGTGTTGCTTTTTGAATAAGGAAGGTGTTCTTGAGATTCAGCCTAAGGATCCATCCTGCC GTGTTAGAGAACAG acaGTTGAGCACCAACCCAAGTG TACTGAACCAAACACACATCTCTGTGGGTCGTTATGTTACAATCCAAAGGAACGTCGCTGCTGTGAGAGAAATCAAGAATCTCACTGGTTCTGTGCCTCAG GTCAAAGGAAGACAACACCTACTGTGTACAACCCCCGTACACAAGTCTGTTGTGATGGATGTGTCTCAGGATGGAAGCCTTGGATAGATCAA TGCTGTGGAGAGACGCCGTATGGTTCGGCACAGCGTGGAGTTCTCTGTTGTAATAAGACCTTGTACAAGGACAGAGATGGAGAGGAATGTTCAGAGATGGGTATTCCTTACAACCCGGCTAAAGGGACCATATGTTGTTCTCAGTTTCACGGCAGCCCAGGACAACACTGCTGTGGGACAGAAATTTACCAGCCTGATGTTGAGATTTGCTGCAATGGACACAg ATCCTGA
- the LOC120443486 gene encoding galaxin-like isoform X4 has protein sequence MFALWPLRLAWVIFACDPAGGTSAASRNNCYRKDCNGTWYDIQEATCCENKLYPGASLSCCGNEPYNPETATCCKVQHGHDLKASVDQGLSEKVSKCCDLKAYNPVNEMCCQSTITAKPGPMAECCGKEAFDKDKQLCCGPTDKRIILVRNSSHHQCCGHNQYDTKTQCCCTNKEEILEMQPKDSDCCMKDSPAVLPCGNRTFNKHTQLCCHLNVVHKSPQKYKCCDKRAYDVEKELCCGPSNNKTILMRNSSNHQCCGHNHYDTDTQCCFLNKEGVLEIQPKDPSCRVREQTVEHQPKCTEPNTHLCGSLCYNPKERRCCERNQESHWFCASGQRKTTPTVYNPRTQVCCDGCVSGWKPWIDQFHGSPGQHCCGTEIYQPDVEICCNGHRS, from the exons ATGTTCGCGCTTTGGCCGCTACGACTTG CTTGGGTGATTTTTGCTTGTG ACCCTGCAGGAGGAACCAGCGCAGCCTCAAGAAACAACTGTTATCG AAAAGACTGTAATGGAACATGGTATGACATCCAAGAGGCTACTTGCTGTGAAAACAAACTTTACCCAGGTGCAAGTCTCTCTTGTTGTGGAAATGAGCCTTACAATCCTGAAACAGCCACTTGTTGTAAAGTACAGCATGGGCACGACCTCAAAG CCAGTGTTGACCAGGGTCTGAGTGAAAAGGTGTCCAAGTGTTGTGACCTGAAGGCCTACAACCCAGTCAATGAAATGTGCTGTCAGTCCACTATCACAGCAAAACCTGGACCAATGGCTGAATGTTGTGGTAAAG aggcTTTTGATAAGGATAAGCAGTTGTGTTGTGGTCCAACTGATAAGAGGATAATTTTGGTGAGGAATTCCAGCCACCACCAGTGCTGTGGCCACAACCAGTATGACACAAAGACTCAGTGCTGTTGTACAAATAAGGAAGAAATTCTGGAGATGCAACCTAAAGATTCAGACTGCTGTATGAAGGACTCTCCAGCAG TTCTTCCATGTGGAAATAGAACCTTCAACAAACATACGCAGCTATGCTGTCACTTAAATGTTGTTCACAAATCTCCACAGAAGTACAAATGTTGTGATAAAA GGGCATACGATGTGGAAAAGGAGCTGTGTTGTGGCCCAAGTAATAACAAGACAATTCTAATGAGGAATTCCAGTAATCACCAGTGCTGTGGTCACAACCATTATGACACTGACACTCAGTGTTGCTTTTTGAATAAGGAAGGTGTTCTTGAGATTCAGCCTAAGGATCCATCCTGCC GTGTTAGAGAACAG acaGTTGAGCACCAACCCAAGTG TACTGAACCAAACACACATCTCTGTGGGTCGTTATGTTACAATCCAAAGGAACGTCGCTGCTGTGAGAGAAATCAAGAATCTCACTGGTTCTGTGCCTCAG GTCAAAGGAAGACAACACCTACTGTGTACAACCCCCGTACACAAGTCTGTTGTGATGGATGTGTCTCAGGATGGAAGCCTTGGATAGATCAA TTTCACGGCAGCCCAGGACAACACTGCTGTGGGACAGAAATTTACCAGCCTGATGTTGAGATTTGCTGCAATGGACACAg ATCCTGA
- the LOC120443589 gene encoding zinc finger protein 862-like yields MAFLIDGDTDIATKECVIVYARILQKGRPANILIGHIEVEHAHAKGVYAASKKAFAALGDQCSNWLEKIIAMGADGAAVNLGSKGGVIALLQQEAGDHIVPFHCMPHRLELAMLSVQRDIPMIRQLYDLLHLIWKTYHFSPKSMRELRVIGADLGVNVLVPSGVKGTRWLPHVSRALETFLKPGQFTTVYRHMDNLAGSSANADIAGRATKVKKSMEDATFVAFCHFITDVFSGISKFSLLLQRNDVILPQVVCSLEQLLVTTEVMVARPKPHGRLSEFLTI; encoded by the exons ATGGCATTCCTGATCGATGGAGACACAGACATCGCCACAAAAGAATGCGTCATTGTGTACGCTCGTATCTTGCAAAAAGGAAGACCAGCGAATATACTGATTGGACACATTGAGGTCGAGCATGCCCATGCCAAAG GTGTTTATGCTGCCTCAAAGAAAGCATTTGCTGCTCTTGGGGACCAGTGCAGTAACTGGTTGGAGAAAATCATTGCTATGGGGGCTGATGGTGCTGCTGTTAACTTGGGCAGCAAAGGGGGTGTCATAGCCCTTCTGCAGCAGGAGGCAGGTGACCACATTGTGCCATTCCACTGTATGCCTCACAG ATTGGAATTGGCAATGTTGTCAGTTCAGAGGGACATTCCAATGATCAGGCAGTTGTATGACCTTCTCCATTTAATTTGGAAGACGTATCATTTCAGCCCAAAATCAATGAGAGAGCTCAGGGTCATTGGGGCTGACTTGGGAGTAAATGTGCTGGTGCCCAGTGGGGTGAAGGGAACAAGGTGGCTCCCACATGTTTCAAGAGCCCTGGAGACCTTTCTGAAACCAGGCCAGTTCACTACTGTGTACCGCCACATGGACAATTTGGCAGGTTCCTCTGCCAATGCAGACATTGCAGGCCGAGCTACAAAG GTTAAGAAATCAATGGAAGATGCCACTTTTGTGGCCTTTtgccattttattacagatgtgTTCAGTGGCATTAGTAAGTTTAGCCTCCTACTTCAAAGAAATGATGTCATCCTACCACAG GTCGTTTGCAGCCTGGAACAACTGCTGGTGACCACAGAGGTAATGGTTGCAAGACCCAAGCCTCATGGAAGACTGTCAGAGTTCCTGACGATATGA
- the LOC120443486 gene encoding uncharacterized protein LOC120443486 isoform X1: protein MFALWPLRLAWVIFACDPAGGTSAASRNNCYRKDCNGTWYDIQEATCCENKLYPGASLSCCGNEPYNPETATCCKVQHGHDLKASVDQGLSEKVSKCCDLKAYNPVNEMCCQSTITAKPGPMAECCGKEAFDKDKQLCCGPTDKRIILVRNSSHHQCCGHNQYDTKTQCCCTNKEEILEMQPKDSDCCMKDSPAVLPCGNRTFNKHTQLCCHLNVVHKSPQKYKCCDKRAYDVEKELCCGPSNNKTILMRNSSNHQCCGHNHYDTDTQCCFLNKEGVLEIQPKDPSCRVREQTVEHQPKCTEPNTHLCGSLCYNPKERRCCERNQESHWFCASGQRKTTPTVYNPRTQVCCDGCVSGWKPWIDQCCGETPYGSAQRGVLCCNKTLYKDRDGEECSEMGIPYNPAKGTICCSQFHGSPGQHCCGTEIYQPDVEICCNGHRHPRLRNIHCCGVKAYNIKDPQMKCCAGTLYNLTSLDEHGGDAQCCGSILQKPQEICCSGDDKEVLYSVKTGFGCCGHLYYNTTLWSCCAGRLTLINESRQDQRKMINEYRHLSMNNLNKTALCNKVRIGIVESVSLRSIVFKSMLKVHGKKAKVKALSLPYTLKIVDHCSSPKLIPGKIYIFNNVNIFTDFNHDSVLQSLHFIFSKCSP from the exons ATGTTCGCGCTTTGGCCGCTACGACTTG CTTGGGTGATTTTTGCTTGTG ACCCTGCAGGAGGAACCAGCGCAGCCTCAAGAAACAACTGTTATCG AAAAGACTGTAATGGAACATGGTATGACATCCAAGAGGCTACTTGCTGTGAAAACAAACTTTACCCAGGTGCAAGTCTCTCTTGTTGTGGAAATGAGCCTTACAATCCTGAAACAGCCACTTGTTGTAAAGTACAGCATGGGCACGACCTCAAAG CCAGTGTTGACCAGGGTCTGAGTGAAAAGGTGTCCAAGTGTTGTGACCTGAAGGCCTACAACCCAGTCAATGAAATGTGCTGTCAGTCCACTATCACAGCAAAACCTGGACCAATGGCTGAATGTTGTGGTAAAG aggcTTTTGATAAGGATAAGCAGTTGTGTTGTGGTCCAACTGATAAGAGGATAATTTTGGTGAGGAATTCCAGCCACCACCAGTGCTGTGGCCACAACCAGTATGACACAAAGACTCAGTGCTGTTGTACAAATAAGGAAGAAATTCTGGAGATGCAACCTAAAGATTCAGACTGCTGTATGAAGGACTCTCCAGCAG TTCTTCCATGTGGAAATAGAACCTTCAACAAACATACGCAGCTATGCTGTCACTTAAATGTTGTTCACAAATCTCCACAGAAGTACAAATGTTGTGATAAAA GGGCATACGATGTGGAAAAGGAGCTGTGTTGTGGCCCAAGTAATAACAAGACAATTCTAATGAGGAATTCCAGTAATCACCAGTGCTGTGGTCACAACCATTATGACACTGACACTCAGTGTTGCTTTTTGAATAAGGAAGGTGTTCTTGAGATTCAGCCTAAGGATCCATCCTGCC GTGTTAGAGAACAG acaGTTGAGCACCAACCCAAGTG TACTGAACCAAACACACATCTCTGTGGGTCGTTATGTTACAATCCAAAGGAACGTCGCTGCTGTGAGAGAAATCAAGAATCTCACTGGTTCTGTGCCTCAG GTCAAAGGAAGACAACACCTACTGTGTACAACCCCCGTACACAAGTCTGTTGTGATGGATGTGTCTCAGGATGGAAGCCTTGGATAGATCAA TGCTGTGGAGAGACGCCGTATGGTTCGGCACAGCGTGGAGTTCTCTGTTGTAATAAGACCTTGTACAAGGACAGAGATGGAGAGGAATGTTCAGAGATGGGTATTCCTTACAACCCGGCTAAAGGGACCATATGTTGTTCTCAGTTTCACGGCAGCCCAGGACAACACTGCTGTGGGACAGAAATTTACCAGCCTGATGTTGAGATTTGCTGCAATGGACACAg ACATCCCAGACTGAGAAACATCCACTGCTGTGGGGTCAAAGCCTACAACATTAAAGACCCACAGATGAAGTGCTGTGCAGGAACACTGTACAATCTGACATCATTAGATGAGCATGGAGGGGATGCACAATGCTGTGGATCCATTCTGCAAAAGCCACAG GAGATTTGCTGCTCAGGTGACGACAAAGAGGTGCTTTACTCTGTCAAGACAGGATTTGGATGCTGTGGTCACCTCTATTACAACACCACCCTGTGGTCGTGCTGCGCTGGGAGGCTTACATTAATCAATGAATCAAGACAGGATCAGAGAAAGATGATTAATG aaTACAGACATCTCTCTATGAATAATCTGAACAAAACTGCTCTTTGCAATAAAG TGCGCATTGGGATTGTGGAAAGTGTGTCTCTGCGTAGCATTGTTTTCAAGAGCATGCTAAAAGTCCATGGGAAGAAAGCCAAAGTCAAAGCTTTGTCTTTGCCGTACACCCTGAAAATAGTTGATCACTGCAGCTCCCCTAAACTGATTCCTGGGAAGATCTATATCTTTAACAATGTTAATATTTTCACTGATTTCAATCATGATTCTGTTCTTCAAtcactgcatttcattttttccaaGTGTTCACCTTAG